One genomic window of Malaciobacter molluscorum LMG 25693 includes the following:
- a CDS encoding DMT family transporter: protein MNISKLRANIYVLFATFLVAGSFIASINLATVVNPISLTFLRFIGAILILLPLILSKAEYRNKVFSTIPRAMIISLFYSLYFMGMFEALKTTTALNTATLYTLVPLFTAILAFFIFKDHISFNKFIVYIVGLIGTIWVIFKADISLLINFSLNSGDYIFILGSISMCFYSISLKFLYKEGDIPIVIVFCTLIGGAIWMGLGLFIFNKSLDWNLIQGRLLYDMLYLIIGATILTVYFYQKSTVVLGPSKVMSYIYLNPVAVAILLLFIDNKAIELAVVPGIIISTIATFLLQRDKKVKV, encoded by the coding sequence TTGAATATTTCAAAATTAAGAGCAAACATTTATGTATTATTTGCAACATTTTTAGTAGCTGGTTCTTTTATTGCTTCTATTAATTTAGCAACAGTTGTAAACCCAATATCTTTAACTTTTCTTAGATTTATTGGTGCAATATTGATTTTATTACCTTTGATTTTAAGTAAAGCAGAATATAGAAATAAAGTATTTTCTACTATACCAAGAGCTATGATAATAAGCCTTTTTTATTCTCTTTATTTCATGGGAATGTTTGAAGCTTTAAAAACAACGACAGCATTAAATACAGCAACACTATATACTTTAGTACCTTTGTTTACTGCAATATTGGCTTTTTTTATTTTTAAAGATCATATTAGTTTTAATAAATTTATAGTTTATATTGTTGGATTAATAGGAACCATCTGGGTTATTTTCAAAGCAGATATATCTTTACTTATAAATTTTTCATTAAATAGTGGAGATTATATATTTATTTTGGGATCAATTTCTATGTGTTTTTACTCTATTTCTTTAAAGTTTTTATATAAAGAAGGTGATATTCCTATTGTTATAGTTTTTTGTACTTTGATTGGTGGAGCTATTTGGATGGGATTAGGATTATTTATTTTTAATAAAAGTTTAGATTGGAATTTAATACAAGGAAGATTATTATATGATATGCTTTATTTAATTATAGGTGCAACTATTTTAACTGTATATTTTTATCAAAAAAGTACAGTAGTTTTAGGACCTAGTAAAGTGATGTCATACATATATTTAAATCCTGTTGCTGTTGCAATTTTACTTTTATTTATAGATAATAAAGCAATAGAACTTGCAGTTGTTCCAGGAATTATAATCTCTACAATTGCAACTTTTTTATTACAAAGAGATAAAAAAGTAAAGGTATAA